In one window of Dokdonia sp. PRO95 DNA:
- a CDS encoding nucleoside-diphosphate kinase: MMTNRTFTMIKPDGVENGHIGAILEKITASGFRIVAMKLTQMTKADAETFYAVHNERPFFGELVEFMTRGPIVAAVLEKENAVADFRTLIGATNPADAAEGTIRALYATSMGENAVHGSDSDENAAIESAFHFAGREMF, encoded by the coding sequence ATTATGACAAACAGAACTTTTACAATGATTAAGCCTGATGGCGTTGAGAATGGACACATCGGAGCAATTTTAGAAAAAATCACTGCTAGTGGTTTCCGTATCGTAGCGATGAAGCTTACTCAAATGACAAAGGCAGATGCTGAGACGTTTTATGCTGTACACAATGAGCGTCCATTCTTTGGAGAGCTTGTAGAGTTTATGACACGCGGACCTATCGTTGCAGCGGTACTTGAAAAAGAAAACGCAGTAGCAGATTTCCGTACGTTAATAGGAGCTACTAACCCTGCAGATGCTGCCGAAGGTACTATACGTGCACTTTATGCAACTTCTATGGGAGAAAACGCAGTACACGGTTCTGATAGTGATGAGAATGCAGCTATAGAAAGCGCTTTTCACTTTGCTGGACGTGAGATGTTTTAA
- a CDS encoding CDP-alcohol phosphatidyltransferase family protein, which yields MSIKSYVPNAITMGNLLSGCVAVVFAVNDRLELAAIFVALGIFFDFFDGFFARILNASSEVGLQLDSLADMVTSGVVPGVVMYQLLEDASGIPWGAALEEQHFHLGYIGFAITMASAYRLAKFNVDDRQTNSFIGLPTPANTLFILSLPLILMFEEYAFAKALLENPYVLILLTALSCFMLNAELPLFALKFKNWSFGQNKVRYLFLLASVLLLVFFQFLGVPLIIILYILLSLVFREQS from the coding sequence ATGTCTATAAAGAGTTACGTACCTAATGCCATCACAATGGGCAACCTTTTAAGCGGTTGTGTCGCAGTCGTATTTGCTGTAAATGACAGGCTTGAACTTGCTGCAATATTTGTAGCTCTTGGGATTTTCTTTGATTTTTTTGACGGATTTTTTGCGCGTATTCTCAATGCCTCTAGTGAGGTAGGATTGCAACTAGACTCACTGGCAGATATGGTGACTAGTGGTGTAGTGCCTGGTGTGGTAATGTATCAACTACTAGAAGATGCTAGCGGTATCCCTTGGGGAGCAGCACTTGAAGAGCAGCACTTTCACTTAGGGTATATAGGTTTTGCAATAACGATGGCTTCGGCATATAGGCTAGCAAAATTTAATGTAGATGATCGCCAGACTAATTCTTTTATAGGACTTCCTACGCCTGCAAATACCTTATTTATACTAAGCTTGCCGCTTATATTAATGTTTGAAGAGTACGCTTTCGCGAAAGCGTTATTAGAAAACCCATATGTCCTTATATTACTTACCGCATTAAGTTGTTTTATGCTCAATGCAGAACTTCCATTATTTGCGTTGAAGTTTAAAAACTGGTCTTTTGGCCAAAATAAAGTGCGCTACTTATTCTTACTTGCAAGTGTATTATTACTGGTGTTCTTTCAATTTTTAGGAGTTCCTCTTATTATTATCTTATACATTCTTCTTTCCTTAGTTTTTAGGGAGCAATCATAG
- a CDS encoding bifunctional oligoribonuclease/PAP phosphatase NrnA: MNTTQITTTKELLKGSKKIAVIPHKNPDGDAMGSTLALAAYLNAKGHEAVVVAPNEYPHFLKWLPGHNEVLFYTSNTSNARDAIKTADLVFTLDFNHFSRVGDLEEVLESVEAPFIMIDHHQQPDTYAAVTYSDTSMSSTCEMVYHFIKSLGDEDVITADMASCLYTGIMTDTGSFRFSSTTAITHEVIASLIKKGANNDQIHQNIYDTNSESRLQLLGVALSNLVVLREYKTAFITMTQQELDDHNFQKGDTEGFVNYCLSLEGIIFAVIFIEHKADSIIKMSLRSKGDFSVNEFARAHYNGGGHTNAAGGRSEVALAETIENFKQLLPSYKDQLIS; this comes from the coding sequence ATGAATACCACTCAAATCACAACAACAAAAGAGCTCCTTAAAGGCTCAAAAAAGATTGCCGTAATTCCTCATAAAAATCCTGATGGCGATGCTATGGGAAGTACTCTAGCCCTTGCAGCATACCTTAACGCAAAAGGTCACGAGGCTGTCGTAGTGGCTCCTAATGAGTATCCCCATTTTTTAAAGTGGTTGCCTGGTCATAATGAGGTGCTTTTCTATACATCCAACACAAGTAATGCGCGTGATGCTATAAAAACAGCAGATCTTGTATTTACATTAGACTTTAATCACTTTTCTAGAGTAGGAGACTTAGAAGAGGTGCTTGAAAGTGTGGAAGCACCATTTATAATGATAGATCACCACCAGCAGCCAGACACTTATGCGGCAGTAACTTATAGTGACACAAGCATGAGTAGTACGTGTGAAATGGTATATCACTTTATAAAATCACTAGGCGATGAGGATGTGATTACTGCAGATATGGCCAGCTGTCTGTATACAGGTATTATGACAGATACGGGATCTTTTAGATTCTCATCTACTACTGCGATTACTCACGAGGTTATTGCTTCTCTCATTAAAAAAGGAGCAAATAATGACCAGATACATCAAAATATTTATGACACCAATAGCGAATCTAGATTACAGCTTTTAGGTGTTGCACTTAGCAATCTTGTTGTCTTACGGGAGTATAAAACTGCTTTTATCACAATGACACAACAAGAGCTAGATGACCATAATTTTCAAAAAGGAGATACCGAAGGTTTTGTAAATTACTGTCTTTCACTAGAGGGCATTATATTTGCTGTGATATTTATAGAACATAAAGCAGATAGCATCATAAAAATGTCACTGAGATCCAAAGGTGACTTTTCTGTAAATGAATTTGCTAGAGCACATTATAATGGTGGAGGACATACCAATGCTGCAGGCGGAAGAAGCGAGGTAGCACTAGCAGAAACTATTGAAAATTTCAAACAATTACTTCCTTCATATAAAGACCAATTAATATCATGA
- the gldI gene encoding gliding motility-associated peptidyl-prolyl isomerase GldI, translating into MRNLILLLSILLFVSCSETVARRPVSQNTGSYVKTETISRNKELIAQDEAAIEKYIATDTLNSYNSSSNGFWYSYIAKDTLGKQAPQVGDLVLFNYNLATIAGKELVTQEELGNTVTQIDQSNPDIITGIREGLKLMKEGETMTFLFPSYKAYGYYGFEDRIPSNTPVRSTVTLLEIKDQSNE; encoded by the coding sequence ATGAGAAATTTAATACTTCTGTTGTCCATACTATTATTTGTCTCATGTTCTGAGACCGTTGCACGCAGACCAGTTTCTCAAAATACAGGGTCTTACGTAAAAACGGAGACTATCTCTCGTAATAAAGAGCTTATTGCTCAAGATGAAGCTGCTATTGAAAAGTATATAGCCACTGATACATTAAACTCTTACAACTCATCTTCTAATGGTTTCTGGTATTCTTATATTGCCAAAGATACTTTAGGTAAGCAGGCACCTCAAGTAGGTGATCTTGTTTTGTTTAATTACAACCTAGCAACAATAGCAGGTAAAGAACTAGTCACGCAAGAAGAATTAGGAAATACAGTTACTCAAATAGATCAAAGTAATCCAGATATCATCACAGGGATAAGGGAAGGACTTAAATTAATGAAGGAAGGAGAAACAATGACGTTTCTATTCCCTAGTTACAAAGCTTATGGGTATTACGGTTTTGAAGATAGAATACCTAGCAATACCCCTGTGCGTAGTACCGTTACATTACTAGAAATAAAAGACCAATCAAACGAATAA
- a CDS encoding PorV/PorQ family protein produces MTAASQAVRSYSNEFLNIGVDAAALGMSNAVVASTSDVNAGYWNPAGLVNLEDNQISLMHASYFANIANYDYIAFAKPLDDKSAVGISVIRFGVDDILNTTQLIDDQGNIDYNRISLFSTADYAFTVSYARALPLDGLNLGVNAKVVRRVIGDFANSWGFGLDVGLQFKRGDWDFGLMARDITTTVNAWSIDEEQFATISDAVEGQNQELPEKTEITIPKLQIGMGRQWIFHYDYSLRAELDMNFRFTQTNDIISSSSVSATPALGLEFGYAELVYVRAGVGNFQELTALDNTTTVGFQPNIGVGFKYKGIHVDYALTDIGDQSAAIYSNVFSVKLDWELFR; encoded by the coding sequence ATGACTGCTGCTTCTCAAGCAGTGCGATCTTACTCAAATGAGTTTTTAAATATTGGTGTAGACGCTGCCGCTCTTGGTATGAGTAATGCTGTGGTGGCAAGTACAAGTGATGTAAATGCGGGCTACTGGAATCCTGCAGGGCTAGTGAATCTAGAAGATAATCAGATCTCATTAATGCACGCCTCCTATTTTGCAAATATTGCAAATTATGATTACATCGCTTTTGCAAAACCTCTTGATGATAAAAGTGCCGTAGGTATTTCTGTAATACGTTTTGGAGTTGATGATATTTTAAATACTACCCAACTTATAGACGATCAAGGAAACATAGATTATAATCGTATAAGCTTATTTTCTACCGCAGACTATGCCTTTACGGTCTCTTATGCACGCGCGCTGCCACTAGATGGTTTAAATCTAGGGGTGAATGCAAAGGTGGTACGTCGTGTGATAGGCGACTTTGCAAATAGTTGGGGTTTTGGTCTTGATGTAGGACTACAATTTAAGAGAGGCGACTGGGATTTTGGACTTATGGCGCGTGACATCACCACTACCGTAAATGCTTGGAGCATAGATGAAGAGCAGTTTGCTACCATAAGCGATGCCGTAGAAGGGCAAAATCAAGAACTTCCAGAAAAGACAGAAATCACCATCCCAAAACTTCAAATAGGTATGGGAAGACAGTGGATTTTCCATTATGACTACTCCTTAAGAGCAGAACTAGATATGAATTTTAGATTTACTCAAACTAATGATATCATCTCTAGCTCGTCTGTAAGTGCTACTCCTGCCCTAGGCCTTGAATTTGGTTATGCAGAGCTGGTGTATGTGCGAGCAGGTGTAGGTAATTTTCAAGAACTCACAGCACTTGATAATACTACAACGGTGGGCTTCCAGCCTAACATTGGTGTAGGTTTTAAGTACAAAGGCATTCACGTAGATTATGCACTCACAGACATAGGTGATCAGAGCGCTGCTATATATTCTAACGTATTTTCTGTAAAACTAGATTGGGAACTTTTTAGATAG
- a CDS encoding T9SS type B sorting domain-containing protein, whose product MRILRVALILIAFSFINTSLFAQSAAGGSTFEDAVPFCTNDPVFSTPFEACFAGSTDSSCSNVAEAGPDYGCLGSQPSPTWYFLQIGQDGDIDFQITQNTAIDDDGTPTGTGLDVDYIIWGPFSDIDVFDQLTAENIESCSFSSAAVEFPTITGAQEGDFYVFMVTNFSNVAAEIFIEQISDPASAGSGATDCSIVSASIGRDQDVCEGTTVTLDATSADAVSYLWTVDTGAGFMPVLDGSGNQVTTATLDVTTTGEYQVTITNVDGDDGADEAVITFLELPNPNTTPDALEVCDTITDIDADGDGVIDAGSGSNTDGFEVFDLTPAITQIANGEQVDVIVYTDLTIAESNPDDTSQAITDVTTFTNTVVGTQTLYARVERNVPGNSDIDSNGNLCYVVVPFEVIVNALPVLTQQDTFTYTICEARDTTDTMASVNLDNLADKVGLLVAPQIKNDFIITYHELEPQAAANTDALSTPYEVTDGQDLFVRIENVQTGCLNFTSIVFTVGTRPDAFRALNLVQCADSANSIPGQIQVATFDLTQQNETITGNIAANTVNYYTSEDDAENMVNVIATPTAFVNTENPQTIFARSVNAARTCQSDDIIEFELFAQPLPYTNLTDEGGPFCVDEITGESLDSFVIDGTVESPQPGANYTYAWRLDGNPNPVSSVSVVNVDAPGSYELTITAEYGGGILCDYVAEAVYIAESAPVFEATVVESSFNTGGLYTVEISNITGANPDSEYVFAVDDGPFFNSTILTNVRPGTHTIFGKLANGNCSVSEVEIDIIDYPRFFTPNADGFHDTWNIIGLGVAPNLNAKIFIFDRYGKLLKQISPVGAGWDGTFNGQPMPSSDYWFRVEFTEVDEEGTQRTVNGHFTLKR is encoded by the coding sequence ATGAGAATCCTACGTGTAGCTTTAATTCTAATAGCTTTTTCTTTTATAAATACCTCGCTTTTTGCGCAGAGTGCCGCTGGTGGATCTACGTTTGAAGACGCAGTTCCTTTTTGTACTAACGATCCAGTATTCTCCACTCCTTTTGAAGCTTGTTTTGCAGGAAGTACAGATTCAAGCTGTAGTAATGTCGCGGAAGCTGGACCAGATTATGGTTGTCTAGGAAGTCAGCCATCACCTACGTGGTATTTCTTGCAAATAGGACAAGATGGAGATATAGATTTTCAAATTACTCAAAACACAGCTATTGATGATGATGGTACACCTACAGGGACTGGTCTTGATGTAGACTATATTATCTGGGGACCATTTTCTGATATCGATGTTTTTGATCAATTAACTGCAGAAAATATTGAGAGTTGTAGTTTTTCTTCAGCAGCTGTAGAGTTCCCAACTATTACTGGAGCTCAAGAAGGAGATTTTTATGTGTTTATGGTCACTAATTTCTCAAACGTAGCAGCTGAGATTTTTATAGAACAAATAAGCGACCCTGCAAGTGCTGGAAGTGGAGCTACAGATTGCTCAATCGTTAGTGCTTCTATAGGAAGAGACCAAGATGTTTGTGAGGGAACCACAGTGACCTTAGATGCTACCAGTGCAGATGCAGTAAGCTACTTATGGACTGTAGATACTGGTGCAGGATTTATGCCTGTTCTAGATGGTTCAGGAAATCAAGTGACAACAGCAACGCTTGACGTTACAACTACAGGTGAGTATCAAGTAACAATAACCAATGTTGATGGTGATGATGGAGCCGATGAAGCGGTGATCACGTTTTTAGAATTACCAAACCCTAATACTACCCCAGATGCTCTAGAAGTGTGTGATACAATTACTGATATTGATGCAGATGGAGACGGCGTTATTGACGCTGGTTCTGGTTCAAATACAGATGGTTTTGAAGTGTTTGATTTAACACCCGCAATTACTCAGATAGCAAACGGAGAACAAGTGGATGTAATAGTCTACACAGATCTTACTATTGCAGAATCAAATCCAGATGACACGTCGCAAGCGATTACAGATGTGACTACATTTACTAATACAGTAGTGGGAACTCAAACGCTATATGCAAGAGTGGAGCGCAACGTACCAGGAAATAGTGATATAGATAGCAATGGAAATTTGTGTTATGTGGTTGTGCCATTTGAAGTAATTGTAAATGCGCTGCCTGTTTTAACGCAGCAAGACACATTTACATATACCATTTGTGAAGCGCGCGACACTACAGATACGATGGCAAGTGTTAATCTTGACAACCTTGCAGATAAGGTTGGCTTGCTCGTTGCACCACAAATAAAAAATGATTTTATAATCACCTATCATGAGCTAGAGCCACAAGCCGCAGCAAATACTGATGCGCTCAGCACGCCTTACGAAGTCACTGACGGTCAAGATTTATTTGTGCGTATAGAAAATGTACAGACGGGATGTTTAAACTTTACGAGCATCGTTTTTACAGTAGGAACACGTCCAGATGCATTTAGAGCCTTAAACTTAGTGCAATGTGCAGATAGTGCGAATAGTATTCCAGGACAGATACAAGTGGCGACTTTTGATCTCACGCAACAAAACGAAACTATTACAGGTAACATAGCAGCTAATACTGTAAACTACTACACGAGTGAGGATGACGCGGAGAATATGGTGAATGTTATTGCTACACCTACTGCCTTTGTAAATACTGAGAATCCACAAACTATTTTTGCCCGTTCTGTAAATGCAGCTCGCACTTGTCAAAGTGATGACATAATTGAGTTTGAGTTGTTTGCGCAACCATTGCCTTACACCAATCTTACAGATGAAGGAGGACCTTTTTGTGTAGATGAGATAACAGGAGAATCGCTTGATTCATTTGTCATTGATGGAACTGTAGAGAGCCCGCAACCGGGTGCTAATTATACATATGCGTGGCGACTTGATGGAAATCCAAATCCAGTGTCGTCCGTTTCTGTCGTAAACGTAGATGCTCCTGGAAGTTATGAGCTAACTATTACTGCAGAATATGGAGGAGGGATTCTCTGTGATTATGTTGCAGAGGCTGTTTATATTGCAGAAAGTGCTCCTGTTTTTGAAGCAACTGTTGTAGAGTCTTCTTTTAACACAGGTGGTTTATATACGGTAGAGATAAGTAATATAACTGGCGCAAATCCCGACTCAGAATATGTATTTGCCGTAGATGATGGGCCTTTTTTCAACAGTACAATCTTAACAAACGTAAGACCAGGGACACATACTATTTTTGGAAAACTTGCAAATGGTAATTGTAGTGTGTCAGAGGTAGAAATAGATATTATAGATTACCCAAGATTCTTTACCCCTAATGCAGATGGCTTCCATGATACGTGGAATATTATAGGGCTAGGAGTAGCACCAAACTTAAACGCAAAGATTTTCATCTTTGATAGATACGGTAAACTCTTAAAGCAAATCAGCCCAGTGGGCGCTGGATGGGACGGTACTTTTAATGGACAGCCTATGCCGTCAAGTGATTATTGGTTCCGAGTAGAGTTTACAGAAGTAGATGAGGAAGGGACACAGAGAACGGTTAATGGTCACTTTACATTGAAGCGATAA
- a CDS encoding aminoacyl-histidine dipeptidase, translating to MDNQEIRNLEPKALWNKFADLNAVPRPSKKEERVIAFMKDFGTKLGLETIEDEVGNVIIRKPATAGHEDKKMIVMQSHLDMVHQKNNDTEFDFDNQGIEMYVDGDWVRAKGTTLGADNGLGVATIMAVLESTTIEHPAIEALFTIDEETGMTGAMGLKGGILKGDILLNLDTEEDDEIGVGCAGGVDITATRTYTEEGLDDGLVGYEVKVAGLNGGHSGMDIIKGLGNANKMMNRLLYNAAENFEIRISSLDGGSLRNAIPRESVAIIAVDENQKAAFEADFTDMAAAIHGEYASLEKELELSIKQIDLDDNVMSLESQAQFLKAIYAAHNGVYRMSPDIADLVETSNNIARVIVKDGSIKIGCLTRSSVDSSKDDLANTLTATFELAGFGVALSGDYPGWAPNMDSAILKVLEAKYKEINNEAPHVAACHAGLECGILGQNYPEMDMISFGPTIKGAHSPDERASISSAQKYWDFVIEILKDIPVA from the coding sequence ATGGATAATCAAGAAATAAGAAATCTCGAGCCAAAAGCACTCTGGAATAAATTTGCCGATCTTAATGCTGTACCACGACCTTCTAAAAAGGAGGAACGTGTGATTGCGTTTATGAAAGATTTTGGTACTAAACTAGGTCTAGAAACGATAGAGGATGAAGTAGGGAATGTGATTATAAGAAAACCAGCCACTGCAGGTCACGAAGATAAAAAGATGATTGTGATGCAGTCTCACCTTGATATGGTGCATCAAAAAAATAATGACACCGAGTTTGATTTTGACAATCAAGGTATTGAGATGTATGTAGATGGTGACTGGGTACGTGCGAAAGGCACTACATTAGGAGCAGATAATGGTCTTGGAGTGGCGACCATAATGGCTGTGCTTGAAAGTACTACCATAGAGCACCCCGCTATTGAGGCGCTTTTTACAATAGATGAAGAGACTGGGATGACAGGAGCAATGGGTCTTAAAGGAGGAATTCTTAAAGGCGATATCTTACTTAACCTTGATACAGAAGAAGATGATGAGATAGGTGTAGGTTGTGCAGGTGGTGTAGACATCACGGCTACACGTACCTATACAGAAGAGGGACTGGATGACGGCCTTGTAGGTTATGAAGTAAAAGTGGCAGGTCTTAATGGAGGCCACTCTGGGATGGATATAATAAAAGGCCTAGGTAACGCAAATAAGATGATGAACCGTCTCTTATACAATGCCGCGGAAAATTTTGAAATACGTATATCTAGTCTAGATGGCGGTAGTTTACGTAACGCAATACCAAGAGAGAGTGTGGCTATCATAGCTGTAGACGAAAATCAGAAAGCTGCTTTTGAAGCAGATTTTACAGATATGGCGGCAGCAATACACGGTGAATATGCTTCACTAGAAAAAGAGCTAGAGCTTTCTATCAAGCAAATAGATCTCGATGATAATGTGATGAGTCTTGAGTCACAAGCACAGTTCCTTAAAGCTATCTACGCGGCACATAATGGTGTGTACAGAATGAGTCCAGATATAGCAGACCTAGTAGAGACATCAAATAACATAGCGAGAGTTATAGTAAAAGATGGAAGTATAAAAATAGGATGTCTTACTCGCTCATCTGTAGATAGCTCTAAAGATGATCTTGCAAATACACTTACAGCTACTTTTGAGCTTGCAGGTTTTGGTGTAGCGCTTTCTGGAGATTATCCAGGATGGGCGCCAAATATGGATAGTGCCATTTTGAAAGTTCTTGAAGCAAAGTATAAAGAAATAAATAATGAAGCTCCACACGTAGCTGCTTGTCACGCAGGATTAGAGTGTGGTATTTTAGGTCAAAACTATCCTGAGATGGATATGATATCCTTTGGGCCTACTATAAAAGGAGCGCACTCTCCAGATGAGAGAGCAAGTATCTCAAGTGCTCAGAAGTACTGGGATTTTGTTATTGAGATCTTAAAGGATATACCAGTGGCTTAA
- a CDS encoding peptidylprolyl isomerase has product MKKTSMLLVAVILSLFSCNDKYPDLGDGLYAEIITDKGTMVAELFYNDAPATVANFVALAEGTHPLADSTYTGKPFYNGLTFHRIIKDFMIQGGDPTGTGSGDPGYKFFDELTPERRHDSAGVLSMANSGFATNGSQFFITHKATPHLDGYDSNGNLKNCSNPRVSCHTVWGKIVTGLEVVDAITEVELQDPRAGKPKNPVIIQQVNIIRKGSDVKNYNASETFTNELAAFEENKAKEAAEKAKQFAGKKAELDAKRENIEELPSGLGIYFDQKGKGIKPNTGQKVKVEYAGFFTTGELFDTSSEEVAAANNKLDDRKKAAGQYKLLETVYSPEARLIAGFKEGLQLMSVGDKATLFIPYHLGYGAQGYPGAIPPKADLVFEIELVEIVK; this is encoded by the coding sequence ATGAAGAAAACAAGTATGTTATTAGTTGCAGTAATTTTATCACTCTTTTCATGTAATGATAAATATCCAGATCTAGGCGATGGACTATATGCAGAAATCATAACTGATAAAGGAACTATGGTTGCTGAGCTTTTTTACAATGACGCTCCAGCAACGGTTGCAAATTTTGTTGCGCTAGCAGAAGGAACACATCCTCTAGCAGATAGCACATATACAGGAAAGCCATTTTATAACGGATTAACTTTTCATAGAATTATTAAGGACTTTATGATTCAAGGTGGCGATCCTACAGGAACCGGTTCTGGTGATCCTGGATACAAGTTCTTTGACGAACTTACACCAGAGCGTAGACATGATTCTGCAGGTGTATTATCTATGGCAAATTCTGGATTTGCAACTAATGGTAGTCAGTTTTTTATTACTCATAAAGCAACACCACACCTTGATGGTTATGACTCAAATGGAAATCTCAAAAACTGTAGCAACCCTAGAGTAAGCTGTCATACAGTTTGGGGTAAAATCGTTACTGGATTAGAAGTGGTTGATGCTATTACAGAAGTAGAACTTCAAGATCCACGTGCTGGAAAGCCAAAAAATCCAGTAATTATCCAACAAGTTAATATCATTAGAAAAGGAAGCGATGTAAAAAACTACAACGCTAGTGAGACTTTTACTAATGAACTAGCAGCCTTTGAGGAAAACAAAGCAAAAGAAGCTGCAGAGAAAGCAAAGCAGTTTGCTGGTAAAAAAGCAGAACTTGACGCAAAAAGAGAAAACATTGAAGAACTTCCTAGCGGATTAGGAATCTATTTTGATCAAAAAGGCAAAGGAATTAAGCCTAATACGGGTCAAAAAGTAAAAGTAGAATATGCTGGATTCTTTACAACTGGAGAACTATTTGACACTAGCAGCGAAGAAGTTGCTGCTGCAAATAATAAACTAGATGACCGCAAGAAAGCAGCTGGACAATACAAACTTCTTGAAACAGTATATAGCCCAGAAGCGAGACTTATTGCTGGATTTAAAGAAGGACTTCAATTGATGTCTGTAGGTGATAAAGCAACATTGTTTATACCTTACCACTTAGGATATGGAGCGCAAGGCTACCCTGGCGCAATACCTCCTAAGGCAGATCTTGTATTTGAAATTGAACTTGTAGAGATTGTAAAGTAA